A DNA window from Desulforamulus hydrothermalis Lam5 = DSM 18033 contains the following coding sequences:
- a CDS encoding ATP-binding protein: protein MWKPSCKRISVYFVSLSKIIEDLRKAYTENRPDKRLRIYIRPKLLIIDENWLLTV, encoded by the coding sequence CTGTGGAAGCCATCTTGCAAACGAATATCCGTTTACTTTGTCAGTCTCTCGAAAATCATCGAAGATCTGCGAAAGGCTTACACGGAAAACAGGCCGGATAAACGCCTACGCATCTATATTCGACCAAAGCTCCTGATTATTGACGAAAATTGGTTACTTACCGTTTGA
- a CDS encoding ATP-binding protein, with product MTKIGYLPFDSLAANLFFQVVSARYERGSILLTSNKSFGEWGELMGDPILATAILDRLLHHSHIVNIRGNSYRLREKMRTGAYGSPSTT from the coding sequence TTGACGAAAATTGGTTACTTACCGTTTGACAGTTTGGCAGCTAACCTCTTTTTCCAGGTAGTAAGTGCAAGATACGAGAGAGGGAGTATTCTGTTGACCAGCAACAAGAGTTTCGGTGAATGGGGGGAACTGATGGGCGATCCGATACTTGCTACGGCTATCCTGGATCGGCTCTTACACCATTCCCACATCGTCAATATTAGGGGGAATAGTTACCGACTTCGTGAGAAGATGAGGACTGGAGCCTACGGCTCCCCCTCTACCACCTAA
- the pruA gene encoding L-glutamate gamma-semialdehyde dehydrogenase — translation MLNDFTNEPLLNFNNRFVIDKFRSTLNQVGAKLGQYYPLIIHGEEIYTVEKITSIDPSCNSQVVGYVGKASAELAELALSSAEQTFRMWSKVEPQERADYLFKAAAIMREKKYELSSWLVYEAGKNWAEADADTAEAIDFLEFYGREMYRLAGPQPLVKTPGEHNELIYIPLGVGVVIPPWNFPLAIMAGMTAAAIVAGNTVVLKPASNTPVIAAIFMNILREAGLPDGVVNYLPGSGGAIGDYLVTSPRTRFINFTGSKEVGLRINELAAKTVKGQHHIKRVSAEMGGKDAIVVDSTADLEAAATAITVSAFGYQGQKCSACSRAIIVQDVYDQVVQSVVEKTSKFTIGAAIDNHPVGPVIDKSSLNRIKSYIAIGKKEGKLLLGGNTLESLGGYYLQPTIFGDVSPDAVIAQEEIFGPVLAFIKAKDYNHALEIANNTEYGLTGAVFARDHRKLEMARSKYHVGNLYFNRKCTGALVGVHPFGGFNMSGTNSKAGGRDYLLIFLQSKVISEKY, via the coding sequence ATGCTAAATGATTTTACAAACGAGCCGTTATTAAATTTTAATAACCGGTTTGTAATTGACAAGTTTAGGTCAACCTTAAACCAGGTAGGGGCAAAATTAGGGCAATATTATCCTCTTATTATTCACGGTGAAGAAATCTATACCGTAGAAAAAATTACATCTATAGACCCGTCCTGTAATAGCCAGGTTGTTGGCTATGTTGGCAAAGCTTCAGCGGAGCTGGCTGAACTAGCCCTCAGCAGTGCAGAACAGACTTTTCGTATGTGGTCAAAGGTTGAACCCCAGGAGCGAGCGGATTACTTATTTAAGGCTGCAGCCATAATGAGGGAAAAAAAATATGAACTTTCCAGCTGGTTAGTTTATGAAGCGGGCAAAAACTGGGCAGAGGCCGATGCCGATACGGCCGAAGCCATTGACTTTTTAGAGTTTTACGGACGGGAGATGTACCGCCTGGCAGGCCCCCAACCACTTGTAAAAACACCAGGGGAACATAATGAATTGATATATATCCCCCTTGGCGTAGGTGTGGTTATTCCACCTTGGAATTTCCCCTTGGCAATTATGGCCGGGATGACTGCTGCAGCGATTGTTGCAGGCAACACGGTAGTATTAAAACCTGCCAGCAATACTCCTGTGATAGCCGCAATCTTTATGAATATTCTTAGGGAAGCAGGGCTTCCGGACGGAGTGGTAAACTATTTGCCAGGCAGTGGCGGGGCCATAGGTGATTACCTTGTAACCAGTCCCAGAACCAGATTTATTAACTTTACCGGTTCCAAGGAAGTAGGCTTAAGAATTAATGAACTGGCTGCCAAAACAGTAAAAGGTCAGCACCATATCAAGCGTGTATCAGCCGAAATGGGTGGTAAGGATGCTATTGTTGTCGACAGTACTGCTGATTTAGAGGCAGCTGCCACTGCAATTACCGTTTCTGCCTTTGGTTATCAGGGCCAGAAATGTTCTGCCTGCTCCCGGGCTATAATTGTTCAAGATGTATATGACCAAGTGGTTCAGTCTGTGGTTGAAAAAACCAGTAAGTTTACCATAGGCGCAGCCATTGACAATCACCCTGTTGGCCCGGTGATTGATAAAAGTTCCCTTAACAGAATTAAGTCCTATATAGCCATAGGTAAAAAAGAAGGAAAACTATTGCTGGGTGGAAATACATTAGAAAGCTTGGGAGGTTATTATCTACAGCCAACTATCTTCGGAGATGTTTCACCCGATGCAGTAATAGCCCAGGAAGAAATTTTCGGACCGGTGCTGGCCTTTATTAAGGCAAAAGATTATAACCATGCGCTGGAGATAGCTAATAACACCGAGTACGGGCTGACGGGGGCGGTCTTTGCACGGGACCACCGTAAGCTGGAAATGGCCAGAAGTAAATATCATGTAGGCAATCTGTATTTCAACCGCAAATGTACCGGTGCTCTGGTTGGAGTACATCCTTTTGGGGGGTTTAACATGTCCGGAACAAATTCTAAGGCAGGAGGAAGAGATTATCTTCTGATTTTTTTACAGTCCAAGGTTATTTCAGAAAAATATTAA
- a CDS encoding NCS2 family permease — translation MLEQFFKLKEHNTTVRTEIIAGLTTFMTMAYILFLNPNILAGTGMDKNAVFFATAMAAGVVTIAMGLFVNFPIALAPGMGLNAFFAAVAAQHVGMPWQVALGAVFISGIIFVILTVTKVRQILVVAVPNSLKRAITVGIGLFITIIGLKLSELTVVKAGPVIPPTLQALQDGGVATLKFFEWNIFLGSFHNPATLLTLIGLAVTSVLMANRVKGSLLIGILVSTLIGIPLGVTVIPENFSPFALPDFSNLNVGKLDIMGALHMGIWTVVFTFTFVELFDTFGTLVGTADKAGLLDKNGQSPRIGRAMLVDALGVSFGALMGTSTVTAYVESAAGIGEGGRTGLTAVTTGVLFLLALALAPLAGLIPSAATAPALIIVGVLMVSAVREIDFDDFTEGFPAFMTFTLMPFTYSIANGIAAGIIFYTALKVLSGRAKEVHWLMYILFVLVITRYIFLGGE, via the coding sequence GTGCTGGAACAGTTTTTCAAACTCAAAGAACACAACACCACTGTGCGGACAGAAATTATTGCCGGTCTGACCACCTTTATGACCATGGCTTATATTCTGTTCCTCAACCCCAACATCCTGGCCGGCACCGGCATGGACAAGAACGCCGTATTTTTTGCCACAGCTATGGCGGCCGGTGTGGTAACCATTGCCATGGGTTTGTTTGTTAATTTTCCCATCGCCCTGGCGCCCGGTATGGGCCTTAATGCCTTTTTTGCCGCGGTGGCTGCCCAGCATGTGGGTATGCCCTGGCAGGTAGCCCTTGGTGCGGTATTTATTTCCGGTATTATCTTTGTTATTTTAACAGTTACCAAGGTGCGCCAAATTCTGGTTGTGGCGGTGCCCAATTCCCTCAAACGGGCCATTACGGTGGGTATCGGCTTATTTATCACCATCATTGGCTTAAAATTATCTGAACTTACCGTTGTTAAGGCGGGCCCGGTAATTCCCCCCACCCTGCAAGCCCTGCAAGACGGCGGGGTAGCAACCCTCAAGTTTTTTGAGTGGAACATCTTCCTGGGTTCCTTTCATAATCCGGCTACCTTATTAACTCTGATCGGCCTGGCTGTGACATCCGTATTGATGGCCAACCGGGTTAAAGGCTCCTTGCTGATCGGTATCCTGGTTTCCACCCTGATTGGCATTCCCCTGGGCGTTACGGTTATCCCGGAAAACTTTAGCCCCTTTGCGCTGCCGGATTTCAGCAACCTTAACGTGGGCAAACTGGATATTATGGGCGCCCTGCATATGGGTATCTGGACGGTGGTATTCACCTTTACCTTTGTGGAATTGTTTGATACCTTCGGCACCCTGGTGGGCACTGCCGATAAAGCGGGCCTGCTGGATAAAAACGGCCAGTCGCCCAGAATCGGTCGGGCTATGCTGGTGGATGCCCTGGGGGTTTCCTTCGGTGCGTTGATGGGTACCAGTACGGTGACCGCCTATGTAGAAAGTGCCGCCGGCATCGGCGAGGGCGGCCGTACCGGTTTAACGGCTGTTACCACCGGTGTTTTGTTCCTGCTGGCCCTGGCCCTGGCCCCGCTGGCCGGCTTAATCCCCAGTGCCGCCACCGCGCCTGCCTTGATTATTGTAGGGGTACTGATGGTTTCAGCGGTGCGGGAGATTGATTTCGACGACTTTACCGAAGGGTTCCCGGCCTTTATGACCTTTACCTTGATGCCCTTTACTTACAGCATTGCCAACGGCATTGCCGCAGGTATTATTTTCTACACTGCCCTAAAGGTTCTGTCCGGCCGGGCCAAAGAAGTGCACTGGTTAATGTACATCCTGTTTGTCCTGGTAATCACCCGTTATATTTTCCTGGGTGGGGAATAA
- the purE gene encoding 5-(carboxyamino)imidazole ribonucleotide mutase, translated as MSALVGIVLGSDSDLPLMKDAVQTLEKFGIPYELNISSAHRAPDKTAAYAKSAASRGLKVIIAAAGLAAHLPGVLAAHTVLPVIGVPVKSGALNGVDALYAIAQMPPGVPVASVAVNGAKNAAILAAQMIALTDASLQQQLYRFKEHLAAEVEEKDARLKEFGVDGYLNAK; from the coding sequence ATGTCAGCCCTGGTAGGTATTGTGCTGGGCAGCGATTCCGACCTGCCCTTGATGAAGGATGCCGTGCAAACCCTGGAGAAGTTCGGTATACCCTACGAGTTGAATATTTCCTCCGCCCACCGGGCCCCGGATAAAACCGCTGCCTACGCTAAATCGGCTGCTTCCCGGGGGCTGAAGGTTATTATCGCTGCCGCCGGGCTGGCGGCTCACCTGCCGGGGGTGCTGGCAGCCCACACGGTGTTGCCGGTGATCGGGGTGCCGGTTAAGTCAGGTGCCCTCAACGGGGTGGATGCCCTGTATGCCATCGCCCAGATGCCCCCGGGCGTTCCGGTGGCTTCGGTGGCGGTTAACGGCGCCAAAAATGCCGCCATCTTGGCAGCCCAGATGATTGCCTTAACGGATGCGTCCCTGCAGCAGCAGCTGTACCGGTTTAAAGAACATTTGGCTGCGGAAGTGGAGGAAAAGGACGCCAGGCTAAAGGAATTTGGCGTGGACGGATATTTGAACGCTAAATAG
- the purB gene encoding adenylosuccinate lyase: MIERYTLPEMKHIWSDQNKFQKWLEVEIAACEAMAQLGQIPAAALENIKQRAAFTVERILEIEEVTRHDVIAFLTCVAENVGEDAKYIHMGLTSSDVVDTAQCVRMKEAGELLLKRLQRLRQVLLDRAGEHRHTLMIGRTHGIHAEPMTFGLKMLLWVAETERNIERLQQAVKTVSVGAISGAVGTYANIDPRVEAYVCRKLGLQPARVSTQIIQRDRHAEYLCTLAVIAASLDKFATEIRNLQRTDILEVEEYFNQGQKGSSAMPHKRNPITAENVSGLSRVVKANAMAALDNVTLWHERDISHSSAERVIIPDSTTALDFMLYRFTGIMEKLLVYPENMKRNLEKTLGLVFSQRVLLALVDKGLSRERAYELVQRNAMQAWRTGTKFLELLQADADIKARLTDAELAGLFDYGYHLRHIDEIYKRFGL; this comes from the coding sequence ATGATTGAACGCTACACTTTACCGGAAATGAAGCATATTTGGTCTGACCAAAACAAGTTTCAAAAGTGGCTGGAGGTGGAGATTGCTGCCTGCGAAGCCATGGCTCAGCTGGGGCAGATTCCGGCAGCCGCTCTGGAAAACATTAAACAGCGGGCCGCTTTTACGGTGGAGCGTATATTAGAAATTGAAGAAGTGACCCGCCATGATGTGATTGCCTTTTTGACCTGCGTAGCTGAAAACGTCGGAGAGGATGCCAAGTATATCCACATGGGCCTGACTTCTTCGGATGTGGTGGATACCGCCCAGTGTGTACGCATGAAGGAAGCCGGGGAACTGCTGCTGAAACGCTTGCAGCGGCTGCGCCAGGTACTGCTGGACAGGGCCGGGGAACACCGGCACACCTTGATGATCGGCCGCACCCACGGCATCCATGCGGAGCCGATGACCTTCGGCCTTAAAATGCTGCTCTGGGTGGCAGAAACCGAACGCAATATCGAGCGGCTGCAGCAGGCTGTTAAAACTGTCAGTGTGGGGGCCATCTCAGGGGCGGTGGGCACCTATGCCAATATAGACCCCCGGGTGGAAGCGTACGTATGCCGGAAGCTGGGACTTCAGCCGGCCAGGGTATCTACCCAGATCATCCAGCGGGACCGTCATGCTGAGTATTTATGCACCCTGGCGGTCATTGCGGCTTCTCTGGACAAGTTTGCCACCGAAATCCGCAATTTGCAGCGCACCGATATTTTAGAAGTAGAAGAATACTTTAACCAGGGGCAAAAGGGATCTTCCGCCATGCCCCACAAACGCAACCCCATCACGGCGGAAAACGTGTCCGGTTTGTCCCGGGTGGTAAAGGCCAATGCCATGGCTGCCCTGGATAATGTTACCCTCTGGCACGAACGGGATATCTCCCACTCTTCGGCGGAACGGGTAATCATTCCGGACAGCACCACCGCCCTGGATTTTATGCTGTACAGGTTTACCGGCATTATGGAAAAACTGCTGGTTTACCCGGAAAACATGAAGCGCAACTTAGAGAAAACCCTGGGCCTGGTATTTTCCCAGCGGGTGCTGCTGGCCCTGGTAGATAAAGGACTGAGCCGGGAAAGGGCCTATGAACTGGTGCAGCGCAATGCCATGCAGGCCTGGCGCACCGGCACCAAATTTTTGGAGCTTTTGCAGGCGGATGCAGACATTAAGGCCCGTTTAACCGACGCAGAACTGGCAGGCTTGTTTGATTACGGCTACCACCTGAGGCATATTGACGAAATTTACAAGCGCTTTGGCTTATAA
- the purC gene encoding phosphoribosylaminoimidazolesuccinocarboxamide synthase, translated as MQKLAMIYEGKAKKVYRTDNPDYYWVEYKDDATAFNGQKKGTIDNKGVVNNKVSAVFFQLLEKEGIPTHFVELVSDREMIVKALQIIKVEVVVRNIVAGSLAKRIGLPEGTLLPRTVLEYYYKDDALGDPLINASHIAALELATPEQMAYIKETALRVNEIMRQYLAPVNIDLIDYKLEFGLHKGQVLLGDEISPDTCRFWDKTTGEKLDKDRFRRDLGNVAGAYREVLRRLTGE; from the coding sequence ATGCAAAAATTAGCGATGATTTACGAAGGCAAAGCCAAAAAGGTTTACCGTACCGACAACCCTGATTATTACTGGGTGGAGTACAAGGACGACGCCACTGCCTTTAACGGGCAAAAAAAAGGCACCATTGACAATAAAGGGGTAGTGAACAACAAAGTATCTGCGGTGTTTTTTCAATTGCTGGAAAAAGAAGGCATTCCCACTCACTTTGTGGAACTGGTCAGCGACCGTGAAATGATTGTCAAAGCCCTGCAAATTATCAAGGTGGAAGTGGTGGTGCGCAATATCGTGGCGGGTTCCCTGGCCAAGCGCATCGGTTTGCCCGAAGGTACACTTCTGCCCCGGACGGTGCTGGAATATTATTATAAGGATGATGCACTGGGCGACCCCTTAATCAACGCTTCGCACATCGCTGCATTGGAACTGGCCACCCCCGAGCAAATGGCTTATATTAAGGAAACCGCCCTGCGGGTTAACGAGATTATGCGGCAGTATTTAGCCCCGGTCAACATTGACCTGATAGATTATAAATTGGAGTTTGGCCTGCACAAGGGCCAGGTGCTGCTGGGCGATGAAATATCGCCGGACACCTGCCGTTTCTGGGATAAAACCACCGGCGAAAAACTGGATAAAGACCGCTTCCGCCGGGATTTGGGCAACGTGGCCGGAGCTTACCGGGAAGTGCTGAGGAGATTGACCGGGGAGTAA
- the purS gene encoding phosphoribosylformylglycinamidine synthase subunit PurS: MWQAKIYVTLRKSVLDPQGSVVRKSLFALGYHNVSEVRIGRYMVVDLEAADRAAAEKQVRDMCDKLLVNPVIEDYTFELVEV; this comes from the coding sequence GTGTGGCAAGCAAAGATTTACGTAACCCTTAGGAAAAGTGTGTTGGATCCGCAGGGCAGCGTGGTGCGCAAGTCCCTGTTTGCTCTGGGCTACCACAACGTGTCCGAAGTGCGCATCGGGCGCTATATGGTGGTTGATTTGGAGGCAGCCGACCGGGCTGCCGCCGAGAAACAAGTGCGGGACATGTGCGATAAACTGCTGGTGAACCCGGTAATTGAAGATTATACATTTGAACTGGTGGAGGTGTAA
- the purQ gene encoding phosphoribosylformylglycinamidine synthase subunit PurQ: MKFGVVVFPGSNCDADCLHAIQTVTGQPAEYIWHKTGSVDGFDCIVLPGGFSYGDYLRCGAIARFSPVMRPIVEFARRGGLVIGICNGFQILTEAGLLPGALHRNKNLQFLCHDTFLRLENNTTPFTCRAAKGQVMKIPIAHGEGNYYADQETLQQLEANNQVIFRYCNPQGEVTPAANPNGSLNNIAGICNRQGNVLGMMPHPERCAEAVLGNTDGQLIFQSLLDFWQRRCG, from the coding sequence GTGAAATTTGGAGTGGTGGTTTTCCCCGGCTCCAACTGTGACGCCGATTGCCTGCACGCCATTCAAACCGTAACCGGGCAGCCGGCCGAGTACATTTGGCACAAAACGGGCAGTGTGGACGGCTTTGACTGTATTGTGCTGCCCGGGGGATTTTCTTACGGAGATTACTTAAGATGCGGTGCCATAGCCAGGTTTTCGCCGGTGATGCGGCCAATCGTTGAGTTTGCCCGCCGGGGTGGACTGGTGATAGGCATTTGCAACGGTTTTCAGATTCTTACCGAGGCCGGCCTGCTGCCCGGCGCTTTGCACCGCAATAAAAATTTACAGTTTCTGTGCCACGATACTTTTCTGCGCCTTGAAAACAATACCACCCCCTTTACTTGCCGGGCAGCCAAAGGACAGGTTATGAAAATCCCCATTGCCCACGGTGAAGGAAATTACTATGCCGATCAGGAAACCCTCCAACAGTTAGAAGCAAACAATCAAGTAATTTTCCGCTACTGCAACCCGCAAGGCGAAGTAACCCCGGCTGCCAACCCCAACGGTTCGCTTAACAATATTGCCGGCATTTGCAACCGGCAGGGCAATGTGCTGGGCATGATGCCTCACCCGGAACGCTGTGCCGAAGCAGTGCTGGGCAATACCGACGGACAACTTATCTTCCAATCACTTCTGGATTTCTGGCAGAGGAGGTGCGGCTAG
- the purL gene encoding phosphoribosylformylglycinamidine synthase subunit PurL, whose protein sequence is MTTDPRVWREMGLTDSEYEKILDILGREPNYVELGIFAVMWSEHCSYKTSRPALKTLPTEGPAILQGPGENAGIVDIGDGQAVVFKIESHNHPSAIEPYQGAATGVGGILRDIFTMGARPVAVLDSLRFGRLDNPRVRYLFEGVVAGISGYGNCIGVPTVGGEVYFEDCYKDNCLVNVMCVGLLDQRHIKKGVAAGIGNPVLVVGAKTGRDGIHGATFASEELSEAAADKRPAVQVGDPFMEKLLLEACLEVIKTGYVVGIQDMGAAGLTSSSCEMASRAGTGLEMDLALVPRREAGMTPYEIMLSESQERMLLVVQKGTEDKVKEIFAKWDLDAVVVGRVTGDGLLRIKEGPQVVAEIPARALTEQAPVYYRPTREPAYLKEVQNYPLDNLNLPADYNELLLQLLASPNIASKQYVYQQYDYMVGLNTVVPPGAAAAVLRVKGTDKGIAMTTDCNGRYCFLDPKTGAAIAVAEAARNLVCAGAKPLAVTNCLNFGNPEKPEVMWTFWQCIEGMAEACRVLETPVTGGNVSFYNESQGSAVYPTPTIGMVGLVENLAHVCTQGFKQAGDAVFLIGETLPELGGSEYLKVHFGLTKGKPPALDLHLEKKVQHFVLAEIKSGLIKSAHDCAEGGLAVALAECCIAGGLGADITMVRRFRGDALLFGETQSRIIISVDRQRSVELVKKLVAAGVPYSQLGTVGGESLVINVVNPGCTGCGGTLVNLPVTRLAETWRGAIPCLMK, encoded by the coding sequence ATGACTACGGATCCCAGGGTATGGCGTGAGATGGGCCTCACCGACTCAGAATATGAAAAAATCCTGGACATCCTGGGCCGGGAACCTAATTATGTAGAGCTGGGCATTTTTGCTGTCATGTGGTCGGAACACTGCAGTTACAAGACATCCCGTCCCGCTTTGAAAACGTTGCCCACCGAAGGACCGGCCATCCTGCAGGGACCGGGCGAAAATGCCGGTATTGTGGATATCGGCGACGGGCAGGCGGTGGTTTTTAAAATTGAAAGCCACAATCACCCTTCGGCTATCGAGCCCTACCAGGGTGCTGCCACCGGTGTGGGCGGTATTCTGCGCGATATTTTCACCATGGGAGCCAGACCGGTGGCGGTGCTGGACAGCCTGCGCTTTGGCCGGTTGGACAACCCCCGGGTGCGCTACCTGTTTGAAGGCGTGGTGGCCGGCATCAGCGGTTATGGCAACTGCATCGGCGTTCCCACAGTGGGCGGCGAAGTTTACTTTGAGGACTGCTACAAAGACAACTGTCTGGTTAACGTAATGTGTGTGGGTTTGCTGGACCAGCGCCACATTAAAAAAGGGGTTGCCGCAGGCATCGGCAACCCGGTGCTGGTGGTGGGCGCCAAAACCGGGCGGGACGGCATCCACGGGGCCACCTTTGCTTCCGAGGAACTGTCTGAGGCGGCGGCCGACAAGCGTCCGGCCGTTCAGGTGGGCGATCCCTTTATGGAAAAACTTCTTTTGGAGGCCTGTCTGGAGGTTATTAAAACCGGCTATGTGGTGGGCATTCAGGATATGGGGGCGGCGGGCCTCACCAGTTCTTCCTGCGAGATGGCCAGCCGGGCCGGCACCGGCCTGGAAATGGATCTGGCCCTGGTTCCCCGCCGGGAAGCGGGCATGACTCCTTATGAAATCATGCTTTCGGAATCCCAGGAACGGATGCTGCTGGTGGTACAAAAAGGAACGGAAGATAAAGTAAAAGAGATATTTGCCAAGTGGGATTTGGATGCGGTGGTGGTGGGCCGGGTTACCGGGGACGGCCTGCTGCGGATTAAAGAGGGCCCTCAGGTGGTGGCGGAGATTCCCGCCCGGGCTTTAACTGAGCAGGCGCCGGTTTATTACCGCCCCACCCGGGAACCGGCTTACCTGAAGGAAGTGCAGAACTACCCGCTGGACAACCTAAACCTGCCCGCTGATTATAACGAGTTGTTGTTGCAATTGCTGGCTTCCCCCAACATTGCCAGCAAGCAGTATGTTTATCAGCAGTACGACTATATGGTGGGCTTAAATACAGTGGTGCCTCCCGGTGCTGCTGCGGCAGTGCTGCGGGTCAAGGGTACCGACAAAGGAATTGCCATGACCACTGACTGCAACGGGCGCTACTGTTTCCTGGATCCCAAAACCGGTGCGGCCATTGCGGTGGCTGAGGCTGCCCGCAACCTGGTTTGTGCCGGTGCTAAACCGCTGGCTGTGACCAACTGCTTAAATTTTGGCAACCCGGAAAAACCGGAAGTTATGTGGACTTTTTGGCAGTGTATCGAAGGTATGGCCGAAGCCTGCCGGGTGCTGGAAACTCCGGTTACCGGCGGCAATGTCAGTTTTTATAATGAAAGCCAGGGCAGTGCGGTTTATCCCACACCCACCATCGGCATGGTGGGCCTGGTGGAAAACCTGGCGCATGTTTGCACCCAGGGCTTTAAGCAGGCGGGGGATGCTGTTTTTCTTATTGGCGAGACCCTGCCGGAACTGGGCGGCAGCGAATATTTAAAAGTACATTTTGGTTTAACCAAAGGCAAACCGCCTGCCCTGGATTTGCATCTGGAGAAAAAGGTGCAGCATTTTGTACTGGCCGAAATCAAGAGCGGGCTGATTAAATCCGCCCACGATTGTGCCGAAGGAGGACTGGCGGTGGCCCTGGCGGAATGCTGCATAGCCGGCGGACTGGGGGCAGACATTACCATGGTGCGCCGCTTCCGGGGCGATGCCCTGTTATTTGGCGAAACACAGTCCCGCATTATTATTAGTGTGGATCGGCAGCGCAGCGTTGAACTGGTGAAAAAACTGGTGGCTGCCGGCGTTCCTTACAGCCAGTTGGGTACCGTGGGCGGCGAGTCACTGGTGATTAATGTGGTAAATCCCGGCTGCACCGGCTGCGGCGGTACCCTGGTGAACCTGCCGGTGACCCGGCTGGCAGAAACCTGGCGGGGGGCGATACCTTGTCTAATGAAGTAG
- the purF gene encoding amidophosphoribosyltransferase → MSNEVANLLLPDKPVEECGVFGIYGAGLDVARLTYYGLHALQHRGQESAGIAVADGRQIQLHKGMGLVTEVFTGQQLEQFCGPAAIGHVRYSTTGASQPLNAQPLVFRYAKGMLGLAHNGNITNITELRAQLAATGSVFQSSTDSEVVVNLIARYNANSLEEALMKCMIDVKGAYSLLILTENALYAARDPHGFRPLCLGRLGDAYVVASESCALTTVGAAFLRDIEPGEIIRIDQSGLTVTRGLTAQQPAHCIFEYIYFARPDSTLDGFNVNLVRREMGRQLAREYPVAADIVIAVPDSGTAAARGYAEESGIPFEEGLMKNRYVGRTFIQPTQAMREIGVKLKLNPIREVLQDKRVVMVDDSIVRGTTSQKLVAMLRQAGAREVHLCISSPPVRRSCYYGIDTSDEQELIAAKLPLEEIRRNIDADGLHYLSLEGLLDIFAPRQNHFCTACFNGHYPVEVAKPKESGKYSLE, encoded by the coding sequence TTGTCTAATGAAGTAGCTAACTTGCTGTTGCCGGATAAACCGGTGGAAGAATGCGGTGTTTTCGGCATCTACGGTGCCGGCCTGGATGTGGCCAGGCTGACTTATTACGGCCTGCATGCGCTGCAGCACCGGGGCCAGGAAAGCGCCGGCATTGCCGTGGCAGACGGCCGCCAGATACAACTGCATAAGGGTATGGGACTGGTAACCGAGGTTTTTACCGGGCAGCAGCTGGAACAGTTCTGCGGCCCGGCTGCCATCGGCCATGTGCGCTATTCCACCACCGGGGCCAGCCAGCCCCTTAATGCCCAGCCCCTGGTATTTCGTTATGCTAAAGGTATGCTGGGTTTAGCCCACAACGGCAATATTACCAACATCACCGAATTGAGAGCACAGCTGGCTGCCACCGGTTCGGTTTTCCAGTCCTCCACCGACAGTGAAGTGGTGGTAAACCTGATTGCCCGTTATAACGCCAACAGTTTGGAAGAAGCCTTGATGAAATGTATGATTGATGTAAAAGGGGCTTATTCACTGCTAATACTAACCGAAAATGCCCTCTATGCCGCCCGGGATCCTCACGGTTTCCGTCCCCTGTGTCTGGGCCGGCTGGGGGATGCCTATGTGGTTGCTTCCGAGTCCTGCGCCCTGACCACGGTGGGCGCCGCCTTCCTGCGGGATATTGAACCGGGGGAAATTATTCGCATCGACCAGTCGGGCCTGACGGTCACCCGGGGCTTAACAGCCCAACAGCCGGCCCATTGTATTTTTGAATATATTTACTTTGCCAGGCCTGACAGCACTCTGGACGGCTTTAACGTTAACCTGGTGCGGCGGGAAATGGGGCGGCAGCTGGCCCGGGAATATCCGGTGGCGGCGGATATTGTGATTGCGGTACCGGATTCCGGGACGGCGGCAGCCAGGGGTTATGCAGAGGAGTCCGGCATTCCCTTTGAAGAAGGTTTGATGAAAAACCGTTATGTGGGCCGCACCTTTATTCAGCCCACCCAGGCCATGCGGGAAATAGGCGTTAAGCTCAAATTAAATCCCATCCGGGAAGTGCTGCAGGATAAGCGCGTGGTGATGGTGGACGATTCTATCGTACGGGGCACTACCAGCCAAAAACTGGTAGCCATGCTGCGGCAGGCGGGGGCCCGGGAGGTACACCTGTGCATCAGCTCGCCGCCGGTGCGCCGCTCCTGCTATTACGGCATTGATACCTCGGACGAACAAGAGTTGATTGCAGCCAAGTTGCCGCTGGAAGAGATCCGCCGCAACATTGATGCCGACGGCCTGCATTACCTTAGTTTAGAGGGCTTGCTGGATATTTTTGCGCCCCGGCAAAATCATTTCTGCACAGCCTGCTTTAACGGTCACTATCCGGTGGAGGTAGCCAAGCCTAAGGAAAGCGGCAAGTATAGTTTAGAATAA